DNA sequence from the Candidatus Effluviviaceae Genus I sp. genome:
CGAACCAGCGCGCCGGCACCGTCTCGAAGAAGACGAGGGCCGAGGTCGCCGGCGGCGGCAGGAAGCCTTGGCGGCAGAAGCACACCGGGCGCGCGCGCGCCGGCTCAAACACGGTGCCGCACTGGGTGGGAGGCGGCCTCGCGTTCGCCCCGAAGCCGCGCGACCACCGGATGAAGCTCCCGAAGAAGGTGAAGAGGCTCGCGCTTCGGTCGGCGCTGTCGTCGAAGGCGGCGGCGGGCGAGATCCGCGCGACCGAGGACATCGAGCTTGCGAAGGTGAGCACGAAGGACGTGGCCGCGATCCTGAAGGCCGCCGACGCCGGGGCGGGCAAGGTCCTCCTCGTCGTGCGCGCCGCCGACGAACGGCTGCTGATGTCGGCGCGGAACATCGCGAAGCTCATCGTTCTCGAGGCGAAGGAACTGACGACGTACCATCTGCTGTGGGCCGACCGGGTCGTGCTGACGGAGGGTGCGCTCAAGGCGGTGGAGGAGGTCTTCGGAGAATGAGCCGCGATCCAAGGGCGGTCATCCTCGAGCCGGTGGTGACCGAGAAGAGCACGCGCGAGCGCCAGGACAAGAACCAGGTCGCGTTCGTCGTCGCCCGGGACGCCACAAAGGTCGAGATACGGCACGCCGTCGAGAAGCTCTTCAACGTGGGCGTCACGGCCGTGCGCACCATGCACGTGACGGGCAAGATGAAGAGGATGGGGCGCTTCCAGGGGCAGCGGGCGTCGTGGAAGAAGGCGATCGTTACGCTCAAGGAAGGCCAGAAGATCGAGTTCTTCGAGCACACGTAGTCACACTGGGCGTTCCGGGGGTTTGTTGATCATGGCAGTCAAGAGGTTCAAGCCGACC
Encoded proteins:
- the rplW gene encoding 50S ribosomal protein L23, translating into MSRDPRAVILEPVVTEKSTRERQDKNQVAFVVARDATKVEIRHAVEKLFNVGVTAVRTMHVTGKMKRMGRFQGQRASWKKAIVTLKEGQKIEFFEHT
- the rplD gene encoding 50S ribosomal protein L4, whose protein sequence is MAHTIPILTRAGQTKGEVTLPAGLFGIEPNEHVMYEAVRTYLANQRAGTVSKKTRAEVAGGGRKPWRQKHTGRARAGSNTVPHWVGGGLAFAPKPRDHRMKLPKKVKRLALRSALSSKAAAGEIRATEDIELAKVSTKDVAAILKAADAGAGKVLLVVRAADERLLMSARNIAKLIVLEAKELTTYHLLWADRVVLTEGALKAVEEVFGE